ATGCTATCTTTGTGTCGTCATTGTACGATCATCGTGTACATTCTTTACTAATTTGTATCCTCATTGTGTGATCTTAGTGCCATGTGCCGTCATCGTACAAtcatcacacaaatttgtgccgTCATCAAACCATCATCTTGCAATCTTCTTGTTGTCATTGTACGATCATCGTGCCATCTTTGTGTCATCTTTGCGAATcacaaaacaagaacaagacAGACAAAACGAACCATGGCGTAACATTACATTCCTTGTATATTGCCCTTCCTTCCCCCAACAGTTACCGCTCTCAATCCAACGATATCCACCACATGGCCATCTCCCTGAACGACCTACAAGAAGAGAACCACACCCAAGCAGATGAGATGCGTCATCTCCACCAGGCACTGGAGGCATCTCATCAGAGCCAAGCTGAACTACAACAGCAACTCCAGCAATGTGCTCAAAGATTGGAGACTGAGAACCTCAAATGGAGACAACAGAGAGAGCAACTGACGGAACACTTGAATGAGGTACATGCCAATAGTAGGGTGTCAGGGGCAAGTGGTCAAGAGCATCGAGTTCATTACATTCCTTCTTTTTCACCCTTCCTTCCAACCCCCCCTCGACAGTTACCGCTCTCAGCTCGATTCCAAGCTCATCTCTCAATCCAACGACATCCACCCCATGGCCATCTCCCTGAACGACCTACAAGAAGAGAACCACACCCAAGCAGATGAGATGCGTCATCTCCACCAGGCACTGGAGGCGTCGCATCAGAGCCAAGCTGAACTACAACAGCAACTCCAGCAATCTGCTCAGAGACTGGAGACTGAGAATCTCAAATGGAGACAACAGAGACAGCAACTGACGGAACACTTAAATGAGGTACAAGCCATTTGTAGGATGTTGGGGGCCgagtggttaaaggcagtggacactattggtaattactcaaaataatttttagcataaaaacttacttggttacgagtaacgGAGAgatgttgaaagtataaaacattgtgatgaaTGGCTGTCTATGAAGtgcgtagtttacgagaaagaagtaagtttccactagagtatttgaatttgattacaAGACCTCATAATCTGATTTTGAGTTCtcatatcaagcatctgaatgcacacaacttgtgcaacaagggcgtttttcttccattattctctcgcaactttgacgtccaattgagctcaaatttttaagggtttgttattttatgcatttgttgaggtacaccaagtgagaagactggtctttgacaatttaataCCAAAGAGTCCAAGTCATCGGGGCTGTGGGTTTGAATCGTCGGTTCTGTCCAAAGCCAATGTGGCTCACCAGGCTGGTGTTTATATCcggtttccttggcattaaatGACTGAAAACAATttccctggacaggatgccaatCCATTGCAGGTTACTCCTCAGCTCTTACCCTTTGTTCTCAATGGTAATGATAATGACGATAAAGTGCCTTAGAAGCCATCTACAATGAGCACTATGAGCAACCATTGGTTTTCATGGAAACTGTAAGCATCGTAACGTTCTCCTCTCTACATTAGACCAAGGCCTGTCTGGAGAAATCCCAGCTTCATCTGAAGACCTTGTCTCACACCAACCAATCCCTGTCCTCCACCACCAAACAGCTTCAGACCAGCTACAAGGACCTGAGCTCCCAACTGGAGAAGGAGAAACTTGCCAAAGAGATGACCTGCCGAGACATGGAGAGACTCAGGGAAGAACTGGAGTCTGAGAAGAAGACTAGGGTAAgtagatttgaaactttgcatggtggaagtataactaagattCATCCACTTCAGTTTCTTAACAGTGGCTAACTAAAGGGGGGTTGCTTTGGGGGCACAtgcctaaccccccccccccccatttggtGTTGgtcaattctcaaaaactacagcacctcagcaatttaATGGaggctttctaccatcattttctttaaaggaacacgttgccttggatcggacgagttggtctataaaaagcgtttgtaacccttttttataaaatgcatatggttggaaagatgatttaaaagtagaatacaatgatccacacaagtttgcctcgaaattgcgtgggtttccttttactgtgcaaactaacacggtcggccatttatgggagtcaaagatttgactcccataaatggccgaccgttttagtcAACGAgacaaaaggaaaaccgtgcaagttcgtggcatgtttgtgtggatcattgtattctacttttacaacatctttctacccatatacattttataaaaaagggttacaaacacttttcaaagaccgactcgaccgatccaaggcaacgtgttcctttaaatcgtgtaaatttaatgtaaatctgtggacattgtgttttgtgtcctacaaaaataaaccaaaccctttaacaaaaactgtttgttaAAATTCACTGAACTAATCTGCATATTGATCACATGCCCGCGGCACATTGGAAAAGACATGGCAAACTTTGTTAAGCTTCAAACTAGTAGaagcctgccgtcgatttcacaaagagttaggactcgtcttatctcgagttaggacgagtaactcttcctaacttaggattaatcttaaggtctgcatgctacagtgcagggttgggactcgtcctaagtcctaagattagtcttaagttaggaagagttttgtgaaatcgacggctgatatTAGCTAAAAGGATTCAGctttggccaaatttcatagcaaaATCGTGTTGTGGCCTAGTGGTCAAGTtctcagcagcagagtgtgagttcgaatcccggtcatgacacttgtgcccttgttTCATAAAAAGTTTGGAAAGTAGTGCACCAGCCGTGCTCCTAGTGTatgatacccatacctacatcccagactgtaaagggggtaaccttgtttcagccccaggagtacgTGGGTCGACagccaaatcagttaagtgtagccctcacctggTCGATTGtaccttgtgatgttaggcgatataaaaaattaaaaaaaattatgcttacctaAATAATGTTACCAGCTAAAAATACTTTGTCACTTGTACAATTCGTGACTGctatgctaagcacaaaatgtgtaAGAAACTTTTCGCACATAAATTTAAACTTGAAATGGAGTGACCtagaagactttttttttttttacagatggCAACATCAGAACGAGTCACAGCATATGGAAGATACCAATAACGAAGTGGCTGCTGGTCTCCAAGATGAACCAGGTTTCCTCATCCAAAATGAAGTGGCTGCTGGTCTCCAAGATGAACCAGGTTTCCTCATCCAAAATGAAGTGGCTGCTGGTCTCCAAGATGAACCAGGTTTCCTCATCCAAAATGAAGTGGCTGCTGGTCTCCAAGATGAACCAGGTTTCCTCATCCAAAATGAAGTGGCTGCTGCTCTCCAAGATGAACCAGGTTTCCTCATCCAAAATGAAGTGGCTGCTGGTCTCCAAGATGAACCAGGTTTCCTCATCCAAAATGAAGTGGCTGCTGGTCTCCAAGATGAACCAGGTTTCCTCATCCAAAATGGTTTATATATCTTGAAAGCTTCACCAAACCAACTAGTGGCCAACACAGCGTGACTCAACAGCATGTTCAGTTTCCAGAGTTTAACTCATCACAGAGTCCACTGCATCAACAAAGTCAGCAGTTCCAAAGCCAGGCGCCATGTTGTCCTCAGCAAAGCGACTGGACATATCTGAACACCGAGGGTGTTGCACCCGATACTGGACATGAGTGCGGCTCCTACCAGCAAAACAGACGGTGTTGAAGTTATCTGGAACCTCAGAGGATTTCTCAATGTACTTagccacaatcatgggtacacattttgttacaaagataccaaaagacacaaaatgaacaacatataaatattgagtaactctttgcagatttAGTTTTTCgacaaactttttttattgatgACACAGAAATTTTAATCTGgacacgttaatccggaggacATTGGTTCgtatcccactctagtcaattctttgttcaaccccaaaaatcattttatatataaataacattaaagggaaggtacacatttggtaattactcaaaacaaatactaacttaaaaactgacttggtaacaagcattggagagctgttgatagtataaaacattgtgggaaacgactccctctgaagtaacgtagtttttgagaaagaagtaatttctcactaaaataataaagtcttttattcctatctgaaagcacacagatttgtccaacaatggtgttttttctttcatcattttcttgcaactttgatggccaattgagccaaaatcttcacaggcttgttattttattattatgatgggatacaccaagatagaacactggtctttgaccattaccaaacatgtaccttccctttaagaaaacTGCTaccatcagtggttttcaaatcATTGTccataaaatggacacaaaaacatgtgtacccatgattgtggctgtgcatcAATGTCATTTCCAAAAAAGTAACAACATTTTGACTGAATATTCATCCAGAGGGATCACATTGATTTAGGaacattttatgtattttatcattcataaaaatgaccccAAAACATATTCAGCAGATAAAACGAATATTTGGACTGGTTGATTTATTGCATTAGTTCTAATAGTTGTCAACAAGTGAACTTTTTATACTGTGAATTCAATACAaagtcaatgtttttttcttactgGAATTTTCTTTTACATGCTCATGTTTTATCACAAAGTATGGCCTTTTGTTCTCACAGATAAGGAAGGACCATCGTACAAAGAACACAACTTGAAATctattattaataaaagtttgctgctgtaaaagaaaaaagccTTGCACCTTCAGGGACTGAAACTTTAATACTATTCTCTTTAACAAATTGTGTACCATTCCTTTTATGATCTTATTATGAAGATAGTAAGAGCTCCAATCAAAGTGAGAttaaacttctttttttaaaaccgTTTTGGGCGAGGTTTTTTCAATGATATCCCGTGTCATGAATGCATACTGGAGGAAAACATCATCATAGTCTAATGATATTTGACTCTGCTAAATAGCCTGTTATATTGTATATTTCGTGTaccttttgtattatttttgtgtatttctAGCTTTAATTTTCCCGTTTGCTTACTTATCGTTTATATTTTCTTTGtgaagcgcttagaaacttatttttagtattaagcgctatataaatgtaatcattattattattattattattattattattattattattattattattattattattattattattattattattattattattattattattattattattattattattattattattattatatattattattattattattattattattattattattattattattattattattattattattattattattattattattattattattattattattattattattattattattatttttatttttatttttattattattattattatatcatctTGTACACTGTGTTGATCAGTGACCCTGGGTCAGCATAAATCTCATTTTGTGACAGAACTCAATTACAGGAAAAAGTTGTATTAACATTACTGCtctgcagtggacactattggtaactttttctcagaataattatcatcataaaacctttcttgattacaagtaatggggagaggttgatagtataaaacattgtgagaaacagctccctctgaagtgacgtagttttcgagaaagaagtaattttcccacaaatttgatttcgagacctcgaaatcaagcatcagaaagcacacaacttcgagtgacaagggtgtttttttcctttcataattatctcgcaacttcgatgaccgattgagctcaaattttcacatgtttgttattttatgcatatgctgagatacaccaactgtgaggactaatctttgacaattaccaatagtgtccattgtctttaatactTTGTTATGTTACTTACAGGgcctgtacacgtttggtataaACTTAATTGTCAAGAAGTACAGCAGCacatataatgcattttgagaaacttttcactctGAATTTGCTGCCCTTTGATATGGGAAAATATATCCTTTTTTGTCCAagcaaatttgaatctgagattaACTAACCCTTAATTAACCCAGGTTGCTTTCTTTGATAATTCTTTATTGGGGAATCCATTCAAACGTCAGTTAAGTTTCTGAAATAAACCTGATCGTGGATGACAATAACCATTTGGAGATAGTATCTTttgttgaaataataaaatgtaaataagaACATTAAAGAGAAGCGACTCAAAACTTGTTCATTATTCACTGTGAGTTTGTGATGTGTTGTAATAGGTTACCCACTTTCATATAAAGTCGGGAGTAATACTCCAAAAACGTTTATTTGATAGTTCACCATAATGAAATTTAAACGGGTTTATTGGTGACAGTTTAAGAGTCTTTATTAGTTGCCGATATGCAACACAAATTACAGGAGAAGACTGATATCTgatcacaaaaatatttgtagactccacagggctcaatttcctaaaacatatttttctaagcataaaaatgtaatgctaacaaaaatagtttaccTGGCAAAATTACACTGTTTACTTTGTTGTGGTGGTGCCCCAATCAATTTTTGCCTGGCAGAGAAAattgcttagcagtattttctgctaaacttctttgaaattgagccctgatgaATTTTagtgacattgttacaaactgtgggCATACTGGCTAAAAGGGCTTTTGCTTTTGCATTTATTGCTTCCCATAAATttccaatattaaaaaaatagtaataataataaggagtTGTCTAATGAgcgcttttgttttgttttgcaaaaagttTTCTCCAAACTTTGATATTTTCTCCCAAAAGCCTTTCAACATCACGTGACACGGAGATCAGCGGTCCCATTCGTTAGCCAGctatctgacgtcacactaaAGACCGGGGACCAGAGCATACCGCCATTTTTAAAGAGAAATGGATGGCGTCAACATCTAAAGTCAAGACCCAACTGCCTTTTATTCTCCTACAAACCTAGTTTTTACCTAGTTCTAAGGACACCAGAACGTGTTATGGTGAGTCACCAATTTGATTATGATATTGAGGGTTTTGATGAAAGTTTTCCAGACTCCACACTGCACTGTCTCGCATGCAGTGAAGTTGGGTTGGCTTTTTCTGCATGGTTCTTTCTAAAATAATTCTAGTTTCTAAATTCTACATGTTCTATCCATGGTTCCCTATGGTTCTACCGCCATCGTTTCTGCATAAAACATCCTTCTTTTTTACAGAAGATAATGATCAGTCAGTGGTGATATTTCCATGCATGTGTAGTTGTAGGGATATATAGGATGATGCCCGTCCCTGGATGTCAGTTCAGTTCAGGTACAACTCATCCGTCGGACGACTCGACCTTTTTTTGGGACAACTCGCCGGTTgttgagacaactcgactttgaaTTGAACTTGAATTTTGAATGGAACCTCCGTTTCAGACgtgtttacctgtttacagtgatttcctgtataaatgtatttacttttaatttttttgttgacTTATTAGGCTACTTACTTACACAACATGTATTTTATATTTGACACGTTTGATTTACTAACCTATATTAAGAcactttattaatattatatattaGCAACTAAAATGGTAGGTAATTGGTAAAAATAGATAAGTGAAATTAAACCCCTTACCCATCCCAATTTCCTGGATATTCGTGTCAACTACCAATTTATGTTTGCGTGTGTTACATCTGTTGTGGTCCCCTTGCCTGCGAACAGACATTACGGCATTGTAAAGAAGCTTTAGCCTATACCTGGCCTGGGACATGTGGTATGTTTGCCAATCATCTCTAATTGCAAATTTAATATCCATTAAATTTTCGAAGcattaaaggctgtggacactattggtaattgtcaaagaccagtcttctcacttggtgtatctcaacgtatgcataaaataacaaacctgtgaaaatttagctcaatcggtcgtcgaagttgcgaaataataatgaaacaaaaaacgccCTCGTTGCACGatattgtgtgcgtttagatggttgatttcgagacctcaaattctaaacttgaggtctcaaaaatcgaattcgtggaaaattacttctttctcgaaaactatgtcacttcagagggagccgtttctcacaatgttttataccatcaacctctccccattactcgtcaccaagtaaggttttacgctaataattattttgagtagttaccaatagtgtccactgcctttaaacacacaaaCTTAACCTGTTTGAAAATCTTACCCCTAATTTCTGCCCTTAAATGCCTTGAAAAGAACTGCTTTTGCAAATGAAATCTTCTTTaaaaagacaccggacactggtaattgtcaacgacctgTACAGGATAGCCACACCAGGCGTTTGTACAGTATAAACAGATgtagagaccagtattctcacttgctaaAGCATAGGATTagagctgcctctagctaccaggcaatcttgaCTGTCTAGTTGgtataagacactgctctggattTGCAagattgttggttcaaatcccaaccaGGTGATGTGCCTCAAATGACTCAAAAGTGTGCTTACAatgcttaacacacatcagtgtatttgGGTACCAAAAAAAGCTATTAACACCAaattcctttctcaaaatattgtttttacttgtGTGCAGGTAGACTTGCTCCAGACACGCCATTGTCGATGAATTCTACCTCTCCATAAGTACATGCATGATGCTTAAAGCTGCTCTTTGTCAGATAAAACAACGTCTTCCTCATCAaaaaatctgggcagtaaaagtataaagagatatccagacatggaaaaaaaaaaaaaaaaaagggatcgGGGGTTTTGAATGGTCGGGCGGGAACGATcaacttttgtgtttttatattgcCTAATCTGGACTCTTTACATTCTTTGCCAACAAAGGCCAACAAAAAAAGGAATCATTGATGTCTTTATCAACAGTTGAATTAACCTATGATTTTATGAACAACCTTTAATTTGAGATGCATCAAGAGATTTGGGACAGTTGATGGTAAAAATTTTTTAACACAGTCAAATGATGATATTTCTAAAGATTATGAAACTATTTCATATACTATGTTGAAAATATTTTTCCCTGATAAGGGGTTGAGTGAGCACTTCATCACATCATAACATTTGAAATGTTTCGATGATTAAAGATCGACTTGAAGGAAATCACTCAATTGGTTTATTTGTccatatatatttattttgtggtTAGTTAACTTTTGGTCATAAGTGTGAAGTTTTTTTGAAACTTTATTGGAAAAAATACCCCTTACCCTACCTTCCAAATGTTGTATCTTGTTAATCTTCGGTTGCTATGCATTGTCCATTGGCTTGTTTGAATCCAGTCCGTAGGCGCTTATGGGCTTTTATTTGTTGAACTCGGCTGAACACTgataagaaaaaaattgttttggtacATTATGAATTTTTACTCAATTCATAACACACTCAATTATGTTTAATAACAAAAGAGCAATAATGCTAATTTTGTTCAAGTTGATCTTTAATGATAAATGCTCAAACTACCCTTGTGCTTCATTACTTATTATTTGAAACCTAAATTAagcattgttttgttatttgtttgcatgATACAGTGAGGTTTGTCATCTCCACACATCACTCAAGTAGATGTCTGAGACCTCCAGTGTATAAGCTTCCTCAACAATGAACAATAAGACTGGTAAATGAACTGCTCTCTCGTTTATAAAAGGTAAGGGAAACTCctgaataataaaacaatttgtcagTTCATATGTAAGTTTGTCCTGGttccttttatcaaatttaatatCATTTTCCTTAGGAAGTTCCAACTTTTATTTAATGCTTTTGTTTGGGACTAGGAGGAGGGGCAAGTGAGATGTATCGAAATCGGAAAGTAATTTGGGCGCAGGCATGTAATCCAGAGGGAGTTAGGGGAATTCCCTCCCAAAATCGcgcaaaatacatgtagtggGGGACACTAATGCTGGCACAGCAAGAAGAACTCAAAATTGGGGAACTCAGATGTTTGCACACTGGTGCGTGTCTGTGTGTGTTCATACATCAAACTTGGGTTGTGAATTGGTCTACTGATCCCCAGAAGCCTGTTGTTTTTTCGACCCCCCTTAGTTAATAAATATTTaggtcattatggctaaaacaaaagaaatgttgccaAGTAATAACTCGATAAGCACTTGGGATAGCAACtcaaaacttggtttgtggactgGTTTAGGGATCCCCCGAAGCTtgttgtttttggacccccctAAATTAAATATTAAGGTCATTGTGGGCTTTGTggcttaaacaaaagaaaagttgTCCTGGCAATTACTCAATAATTATATATATCAGCTTGgtatttgtgtttgtcaacaCACCAATTTTATTTACATAATGAAACCATTTTGATTGagtttataattttgttcaagttAATCTTTATTGGTAAATGCTCAAACCACACCCTGTGCTGTCCGTCATCcctttttattgttcataagcaAAATAAAGCATGATTTCTTCTCTGTTTGCAGTGAGGGTTGTCATCTCCACAGAGGTCAACTCATTAACCAAGTAGATGTCTAAGACCTGCAGTTGATGAGCTTCCTGAGCTTCCTAATGATGTATAATGAGTCTGGTAATTCAATGAGAGCTGCTCTCTTTTATAAAAGGTAAGGGGTAATCCTGAACAACAAAACGGTTGTCAGTTCATAAGTCTGTCATAGTTTCATTCTTTAAAACTTAGCATCACTTTCCCTTGGTTAACTGTTACTTAATGATTCTAGGACAGGGAGGAGGGGCAAGTGAGTTGCAAAGAAATTGTTTAGGGCACAAGAATGTGACCCAAGGAAGGGGAGTGTGGCAGCCCACTTAAAGTTAGGCAGAATGGTGGGAAAGAGCTGGGCACAGCAAGGAAAACAGAAAATTGGACTAAGAGATAAACAAAATAGACCTTTAACCCTGTGATGACAAACCCATGTCGAATTCAAATTAAATCCTCAGTCGGTCGATGCTATTTGGGAATCCCATTGCAGTGTctgaacatacatgtatctctgAAGGTTCTCCATAGCTGGGAGTGTTCCGAAATGGGATGGGAAGCAATACTGACTggaacaaagttttttttttgtagatttCAGAATTTagctaaatattttgtttgacactCTTGAAAAAGCTACagttcagatttttttttttttatttgttcaaaccaGCCTTTTCACCATTGACAGCTGCATTTGCttctatatatttttgttaGCCAATTTACTCATCTATAACCAAATACAGACAATGTCTTGTTTTTTAGATAACCTTATTTTGCATTTACAGTGTATTATCAAACTACTGCTGTacttgaagaaaaacaacaccaCACTCTTATcacaaaaaatttgtttttatttgtttatatttggaCTCGATACAGAAATGCCACCGTCGGATGAAGTCTACCTCCCCAAAAGTTAATGCATCCTGCCCAGTGTAACGGTACAACAATGTCTTCTCCAGCAAAAGGTTAGCACTAGTTTTAACATGTGGGTTTAACAACTATACCATGGTTAAAGTGATGGCGGATACCAACTTCATCTCTGGCCACAGCATTGGCGAACAGACACCAACTCGTGCCCATATGGCCTATGTCATGTCTTGGACGAAATCACTCAAACCAGTTTGACTATTATCTATTTAGTTTGTGATGAATTATTACTTGGTCATAAATGTGAACCTTTCCTCCCAGTAgtctttttaattaatttaatcataaaaccagcccccccccccctctagtGTTTTTCCTCACTATCGGGACACCCTGCATAGTTCCTAGCAGATACCCGTCAACATAAAAACTAAGGTACCAGTGCCTCAGAATACCAGTGTAAAACTACAAATGCATTCCAATGAAAATTGTTTACCTACCATGGCCATGCATTTTCTGTTGTCTTGTTTGGATCCAGTCCATAGTGAGACCTCACAGTGctatgcctctcttaatatttgtgacccgctctgtgaaaatgagtcacatgtagGCAATTTaaagaattgagttatatgcatggctggaaagaacacatcagcagcagtaatttggtatgtgtctaagctttggggtgtgtcgcgttgctgagttactcccgtttgaaattagccactacaccattttttgtgaaaaacgaattacaagtaaaacgATATTTtcaactaccattgtgtgcaaaaggatagaaattagacataagtatgatcacaaaattgttgtactcatagctttattgcctaaaagtaagtgttctaaaggttaaccatgcaactaaagatctttaaagggaaaaaaaaaagatttttttctctttttttcttttttcattttcctCATttacttaatattgcattgggcgacatgt
The sequence above is drawn from the Asterias rubens chromosome 9, eAstRub1.3, whole genome shotgun sequence genome and encodes:
- the LOC117294991 gene encoding uncharacterized protein LOC117294991 isoform X3, with amino-acid sequence MAISLNDLQEENHTQADEMRHLHQALEASHQSQAELQQQLQQCAQRLETENLKWRQQREQLTEHLNETKACLEKSQLHLKTLSHTNQSLSSTTKQLQTSYKDLSSQLEKEKLAKEMTCRDMERLREELESEKKTRMATSERVTAYGRYQ
- the LOC117294991 gene encoding rho-associated protein kinase 2-like isoform X2 is translated as MSYRSQLDSKLISQSNDIHPMAISLNDLQEENHTQADEMRHLHQALEASHQSQAELQQQLQQSAQRLETENLKWRQQRQQLTEHLNETKACLEKSQLHLKTLSHTNQSLSSTTKQLQTSYKDLSSQLEKEKLAKEMTCRDMERLREELESEKKTRMATSERVTAYGRYQ
- the LOC117294991 gene encoding rho-associated protein kinase 2-like isoform X1, with translation MRYMPIVGCQGQVVKSIEFITFLLFHPSFQPPLDSYRSQLDSKLISQSNDIHPMAISLNDLQEENHTQADEMRHLHQALEASHQSQAELQQQLQQSAQRLETENLKWRQQRQQLTEHLNETKACLEKSQLHLKTLSHTNQSLSSTTKQLQTSYKDLSSQLEKEKLAKEMTCRDMERLREELESEKKTRMATSERVTAYGRYQ